From a region of the Paraburkholderia hospita genome:
- a CDS encoding RelA/SpoT family protein, translating into MNTDTVTTAPNPTPSFDDALAFVREHAGDARLSSGEPLADHAAGTAAIMRTLNVDPPAVLAAALFSLTPHLANPEQTIADNFGEEVAQLVGDVRKLLRLGTVSMRAAQNAMPEAGRDAQAARRAQVEALRKMLLAFAQDIRVVLIRLASRLQSLRYYAAAKITPTPDVARETLDIYAPLANRLGIWQLKWELEDLALRFEEPQTYKRIAKLLDEKRVERETYVAEAIAQLQRELAAAHINAEVSGRPKHIYSIWRKMRGKELDFSELYDVRAFRVIVPDIKDCYTVLGIVHNLWQPVPKEFDDYISRPKPNGYKSLHTVVIGDDGRAFEVQIRTQEMHQFAEYGVAAHWRYKEAGTRGYGGQFSASEKYDEKIAWLRQLLAWKDDVSEGKPGEKGAARPWEQLRQATLDDDHIYTLTPQARVLPLPQGATPLDFAYHLHSELGHRCRGARVDGAMVPLNTPLQNGQTVEIIAVKEGGPSRDWLNPQLGYLQSNRARQKVRAWFNAVEVQENIATGRAMVEKTLQREGKTSVNLDQLAAKLGFKSTDDLFSVVGKEEFSLRLVEQALNDAPPAEPVVEAPEQFEKRSSGASVAHGASTGVLVVGVDALLTQLARCCRPAPPDDIAGFVTRGKGMSIHRSDCPTFLRMAERAPERVLQTAWSADVMSGRGKSVYPVDLSIEATDRQGLLRDISEVFAREKMNVVGVKTQSRRNAAFMQFTVEVWSAAQIQRACAMLGEVAGVVRATRK; encoded by the coding sequence GCGGGCGATGCGCGCCTGTCGTCTGGCGAGCCGCTCGCCGACCATGCTGCAGGCACGGCCGCCATCATGCGCACGCTCAACGTCGATCCGCCTGCAGTGCTGGCGGCGGCGTTGTTCTCGCTGACGCCGCATCTGGCGAACCCCGAGCAGACCATCGCCGACAATTTCGGCGAGGAAGTCGCGCAACTGGTCGGCGACGTGCGCAAGCTGCTGCGGCTCGGCACCGTGAGCATGCGCGCGGCGCAGAATGCCATGCCCGAAGCGGGCCGCGATGCGCAGGCCGCGCGCCGCGCGCAGGTGGAGGCGCTGCGCAAGATGCTGCTCGCATTCGCGCAGGACATCCGCGTCGTGCTGATCCGGCTTGCTTCGCGGCTGCAATCGTTGCGCTACTACGCTGCGGCGAAGATCACGCCTACCCCGGACGTGGCGCGCGAGACGCTCGATATCTACGCGCCGCTCGCAAACCGGCTCGGCATCTGGCAATTGAAGTGGGAACTCGAAGACCTCGCGTTACGCTTCGAGGAGCCGCAAACCTACAAGCGGATCGCGAAGCTGCTCGACGAGAAGCGCGTCGAGCGCGAAACCTATGTGGCCGAGGCGATCGCGCAGTTGCAACGGGAGCTGGCGGCCGCGCATATCAACGCCGAAGTGAGCGGCCGGCCAAAGCATATCTACAGCATCTGGCGCAAGATGCGCGGCAAGGAACTCGACTTTTCCGAGCTCTACGATGTGCGCGCGTTTCGCGTCATCGTGCCGGACATCAAGGATTGCTACACGGTGCTCGGCATCGTGCACAACCTGTGGCAGCCGGTGCCGAAGGAATTCGACGACTACATCTCACGGCCCAAGCCGAACGGCTACAAATCGCTGCACACGGTCGTGATCGGCGACGACGGCCGCGCGTTCGAAGTGCAGATCCGCACGCAGGAAATGCATCAGTTCGCCGAGTATGGCGTGGCTGCGCACTGGCGTTACAAGGAAGCGGGCACGCGCGGGTACGGCGGGCAGTTCAGCGCCAGCGAGAAGTACGACGAGAAGATCGCATGGCTGCGTCAGCTGCTTGCGTGGAAGGACGATGTGTCCGAAGGCAAGCCCGGTGAAAAGGGCGCTGCCAGACCATGGGAGCAGCTTCGCCAGGCGACGCTCGACGACGACCATATCTATACGCTCACGCCGCAGGCGCGTGTGCTTCCGCTGCCGCAAGGTGCGACGCCGCTCGATTTTGCGTATCACCTGCATAGCGAACTGGGACATCGTTGCCGCGGCGCGCGCGTCGACGGTGCGATGGTGCCGTTGAACACGCCGTTGCAGAATGGGCAGACGGTCGAGATCATCGCGGTGAAAGAGGGCGGTCCGTCGCGCGACTGGCTCAATCCGCAGCTTGGCTATCTGCAAAGTAATCGCGCGCGCCAGAAGGTGCGCGCGTGGTTCAACGCGGTCGAAGTCCAGGAGAACATCGCAACGGGGCGCGCGATGGTCGAAAAGACCTTGCAGCGCGAAGGCAAGACGTCGGTCAATCTCGATCAGCTTGCTGCGAAGCTCGGGTTCAAGTCCACCGACGATCTGTTCTCGGTGGTCGGCAAGGAAGAGTTCAGCTTGCGGCTCGTCGAGCAGGCGCTGAACGATGCGCCGCCGGCAGAGCCCGTCGTCGAAGCGCCCGAGCAGTTCGAGAAGCGCAGCAGCGGCGCGAGCGTTGCGCATGGCGCGTCGACGGGTGTGCTCGTCGTCGGCGTCGACGCGTTGCTCACGCAGCTCGCGCGTTGCTGTCGCCCAGCGCCGCCCGACGACATCGCGGGCTTCGTCACGCGCGGCAAGGGCATGTCGATACATCGCAGCGACTGCCCGACGTTCCTGCGCATGGCCGAGCGCGCGCCGGAGCGCGTGCTGCAAACGGCATGGTCCGCGGACGTGATGAGCGGGCGTGGCAAGTCGGTCTATCCCGTCGATCTCTCGATCGAAGCCACCGACCGGCAAGGTTTGCTGCGCGATATCTCCGAAGTATTCGCGCGCGAGAAGATGAACGTGGTTGGCGTAAAGACGCAGTCGCGGCGCAACGCTGCGTTCATGCAGTTCACGGTGGAAGTGTGGAGCGCGGCGCAGATCCAGCGCGCGTGCGCGATGCTGGGCGAAGTAGCGGGCGTCGTCAGGGCCACGCGCAAGTGA
- the thrS gene encoding threonine--tRNA ligase translates to MVSIRLPDGSVRQYEHPVTVAEVAASIGPGLAKAALGGKIDGELVDTSALIDRDVSLAIVTDKDADGLDIIRHSTAHLLAYAVKDLFPEAQVTIGPVIDNGFYYDFSYSRPFTPEDLEKIEKRMQELAKKDEPVSRRVVSRDEAVEYFKSIGEKYKAEIIESIPASDEIKLYSHGGFTDLCRGPHVPSTGKLKVFKLMKLAGAYWRGDSKNEQLQRIYGTAWTKKEDQDAYLHMLEEAEKRDHRKLGKQLDLFHMQDESPGMVFWHPRGWTLWQQVEQYMRRRVNDAGYLEIKTPMIMDRSLWEASGHWQNYRENMFTTESEKRDYAIKPMNCPGHVQVFNHGLRSYRDLPLRYAEFGSCHRNESSGALHGLMRVRGFVQDDAHIFCTEDQFISESIAFNTLAMSVYKDFGFDNVEIKLSLRPDARAGTDETWDRAEQGLRDALTACGVNWEELPGEGAFYGPKVEYHIKDALGRSWQCGTLQLDMVLPERLGAEYVAEDNSRRRPIMLHRAIVGSMERFLGILIEHHAGAMPAWLAPMQVVVMNIAESQAEYAQSLAQSLQKQGVRVEADLRNEKISYKIREHTLEKVPYLLVVGDKERDAQTVAVRARGGVDLGVMSLDAFSERLRQDVQSFK, encoded by the coding sequence ATGGTTTCGATACGACTGCCCGATGGTTCTGTTCGACAGTACGAGCATCCCGTGACCGTCGCCGAAGTGGCGGCCTCGATCGGCCCTGGTCTCGCGAAGGCGGCGCTCGGCGGTAAGATCGACGGTGAACTGGTCGATACGTCCGCGCTGATCGATCGCGATGTCTCGCTCGCGATCGTCACGGACAAGGACGCCGATGGCCTCGACATCATTCGCCACTCGACGGCGCATTTGCTCGCGTACGCGGTGAAGGATCTCTTTCCCGAGGCGCAGGTGACGATCGGGCCGGTGATCGACAACGGCTTCTACTACGACTTCTCGTATAGCCGTCCCTTCACACCCGAAGATCTTGAGAAGATCGAAAAGCGCATGCAGGAGCTCGCGAAGAAGGACGAGCCGGTGTCGCGCCGCGTAGTGTCGCGCGATGAAGCCGTCGAGTACTTCAAGAGCATTGGTGAGAAGTACAAGGCTGAGATCATCGAATCGATTCCCGCAAGCGATGAGATCAAGCTGTACTCGCACGGCGGCTTTACGGATCTGTGCCGTGGCCCGCACGTCCCGTCGACGGGCAAGCTGAAGGTCTTCAAGCTGATGAAGCTCGCGGGCGCGTACTGGCGCGGCGACTCGAAGAACGAGCAATTGCAGCGTATCTACGGCACGGCCTGGACGAAGAAGGAAGATCAGGACGCGTATCTGCACATGCTCGAAGAGGCGGAAAAGCGCGATCACCGCAAGCTCGGCAAGCAGCTCGACCTGTTCCACATGCAGGACGAGTCACCGGGCATGGTGTTCTGGCATCCGCGCGGCTGGACGTTGTGGCAGCAGGTCGAGCAATACATGCGCCGTCGCGTGAACGACGCGGGCTACCTCGAGATCAAAACGCCGATGATCATGGACCGCTCGCTGTGGGAAGCGTCCGGTCACTGGCAGAATTATCGTGAAAACATGTTCACGACGGAGTCGGAAAAGCGCGACTACGCAATCAAGCCGATGAACTGCCCGGGTCACGTGCAGGTGTTCAATCATGGCCTGCGTTCGTACCGCGATCTGCCGCTGCGTTATGCGGAGTTTGGCTCGTGCCATCGGAACGAATCATCGGGCGCGCTGCACGGCCTGATGCGTGTGCGCGGCTTCGTCCAGGATGATGCGCATATTTTCTGTACCGAAGACCAGTTCATCAGCGAATCGATCGCGTTCAACACGCTTGCGATGAGCGTCTATAAGGATTTCGGCTTCGACAACGTTGAGATCAAGCTGTCGCTGCGCCCCGACGCGCGCGCGGGTACGGATGAAACCTGGGATCGCGCCGAGCAGGGCCTGCGTGACGCGCTGACGGCGTGCGGCGTGAACTGGGAAGAATTGCCGGGCGAGGGCGCGTTCTACGGTCCGAAGGTCGAATATCACATCAAGGATGCGCTCGGCCGTTCGTGGCAGTGCGGCACGCTGCAGCTCGACATGGTGCTCCCCGAGCGCCTCGGCGCCGAGTACGTGGCGGAGGACAATAGCCGCCGCCGCCCGATCATGCTGCACCGGGCAATCGTCGGATCAATGGAGCGTTTCCTCGGCATTCTGATCGAGCACCATGCCGGTGCAATGCCTGCCTGGCTGGCGCCGATGCAGGTTGTCGTGATGAATATCGCGGAAAGTCAGGCGGAATACGCACAATCTCTGGCCCAATCGTTGCAAAAACAAGGGGTTAGAGTGGAGGCCGATTTGCGCAACGAGAAGATTAGCTATAAAATACGCGAGCACACGCTGGAAAAGGTGCCGTATCTGCTGGTCGTCGGCGATAAAGAGCGTGATGCACAAACGGTAGCCGTGCGTGCCCGTGGCGGTGTCGATCTGGGCGTGATGTCCCTCGATGCCTTCAGCGAGCGTCTGCGCCAGGACGTGCAGTCGTTCAAGTAA
- the infC gene encoding translation initiation factor IF-3 has protein sequence MATDKSSHRINGEITAPEVRLVGIDNEPLGIVKLADAFRLSEQQDVDLVEIAPQAVPPVCRLMDYGKFKYQEAKKQHEAKLKQKVIQVKEVKFRPGTDDGDYNVKLRNLVRFLEDGDKTKITLRFRGREMAHQEIGMRMLERLRTDLDEVGQVEQMPKMEGRQMIMVLAPKKKK, from the coding sequence ATCGCTACTGATAAGTCGTCGCATCGCATCAACGGTGAAATTACTGCACCCGAGGTGCGTCTGGTCGGAATCGACAACGAACCGCTCGGCATCGTAAAACTGGCTGATGCTTTCCGCCTGTCGGAACAGCAGGACGTGGATCTGGTTGAAATCGCCCCGCAAGCGGTTCCTCCCGTCTGCCGCCTGATGGACTACGGCAAGTTCAAGTACCAGGAAGCGAAGAAGCAGCACGAGGCCAAGCTCAAGCAGAAGGTCATTCAGGTCAAGGAAGTCAAATTCCGGCCGGGTACGGATGACGGTGACTACAACGTCAAGCTGCGCAATCTCGTCCGCTTCCTTGAAGATGGCGACAAGACGAAGATCACGTTGCGTTTCCGTGGCCGCGAAATGGCTCACCAGGAAATCGGCATGCGTATGCTCGAGCGTCTGCGTACCGATCTGGATGAAGTCGGTCAGGTCGAGCAGATGCCCAAGATGGAAGGCCGCCAGATGATCATGGTGCTGGCGCCGAAGAAAAAGAAGTAA
- the rpmI gene encoding 50S ribosomal protein L35, producing the protein MPKMKTKKSAAKRFVVRPGGTVKRGQAFKRHILTKKTTKNKRHLRGSTAVHDSDLNSVRAMLPFA; encoded by the coding sequence ATGCCGAAGATGAAGACCAAGAAGAGCGCTGCAAAGCGCTTCGTGGTTCGTCCGGGCGGTACCGTCAAGCGCGGTCAAGCCTTCAAGCGCCACATTCTTACCAAGAAGACCACCAAGAACAAGCGTCACCTGCGCGGCTCCACGGCAGTTCATGATTCCGATCTGAACTCCGTACGCGCGATGCTGCCGTTCGCCTAA
- the rplT gene encoding 50S ribosomal protein L20, whose product MPRVKRGVTARARHKKIIKLAKGYRGRRNNVYRIAKQAVMRAGQYAYRDRRNKKRVFRALWITRINAAVRQHDMTYSVFINGLKKASIELDRKVLADMAVFDKAAFAAIVKQVKAAVAA is encoded by the coding sequence ATGCCTCGAGTCAAACGTGGGGTTACCGCACGGGCCCGCCACAAGAAGATCATCAAACTGGCCAAGGGTTACCGCGGCCGCCGCAATAACGTCTATCGCATCGCCAAGCAGGCGGTCATGCGCGCAGGCCAATACGCCTACCGCGATCGCCGCAACAAGAAGCGTGTGTTCCGCGCACTGTGGATCACGCGTATCAACGCGGCGGTGCGTCAGCACGACATGACGTACAGCGTGTTCATCAACGGCCTGAAGAAGGCGTCGATCGAACTCGACCGCAAGGTGCTGGCCGACATGGCTGTGTTCGACAAGGCTGCTTTTGCTGCGATCGTCAAGCAGGTGAAAGCCGCCGTTGCAGCCTGA
- the pheS gene encoding phenylalanine--tRNA ligase subunit alpha: protein MDLDQIVADAKGAFEQASDVTTLENEKARFLGKSGALTELLKGLGKLDPETRKTEGARINIVKQQVEAALTARRQALADALLNQRLAAEAIDVTLPGRGAGTGSLHPVMHTWERVEQIFRTIGFDVADGPEIETDWYNFTSLNSPENHPARSMQDTFYVDGKDAEGRPLLLRTHTSPMQVRYARTNTPPIKVIVPGRTYRVDSDATHSPMFNQVEGLWIDENISFADLKGVYTDFLKKFFERDDILVRFRPSYFPFTEPSAEIDMMFEHGKNAGKWLEISGSGQVHPTVIRNMGLDPERYIGFAFGSGLERLAMLRYGVQDLRLFFENDLRFLRQFA from the coding sequence ATGGATCTGGACCAGATTGTCGCCGACGCAAAAGGCGCCTTTGAACAAGCCTCAGACGTCACCACGCTCGAAAACGAGAAGGCACGCTTTCTCGGCAAGTCGGGCGCACTGACGGAACTGTTGAAGGGGCTCGGCAAGCTCGATCCCGAAACGCGCAAGACGGAAGGCGCGCGGATCAACATCGTCAAGCAGCAGGTCGAAGCCGCGCTGACGGCGCGCCGCCAGGCGCTTGCCGACGCGCTGCTGAACCAGCGTCTCGCGGCCGAAGCTATCGACGTCACCTTGCCCGGCCGCGGTGCGGGCACGGGCAGCCTGCACCCCGTTATGCACACGTGGGAGCGCGTCGAACAGATTTTCCGCACGATTGGTTTCGACGTGGCCGACGGCCCGGAGATCGAAACCGACTGGTACAACTTCACGTCGCTGAACAGCCCGGAAAACCATCCGGCGCGTTCGATGCAGGACACGTTCTACGTCGACGGCAAGGACGCCGAAGGCCGTCCGTTGCTGCTGCGCACGCACACCAGCCCGATGCAGGTCCGCTACGCGCGCACCAACACGCCGCCTATCAAGGTGATCGTGCCCGGCCGCACGTACCGCGTAGACAGTGACGCGACGCACTCGCCGATGTTCAATCAGGTCGAAGGCCTGTGGATCGACGAGAACATCAGCTTCGCCGACCTGAAGGGCGTCTACACCGACTTCCTCAAGAAATTCTTCGAGCGCGACGATATTCTCGTGCGCTTCCGTCCGTCGTACTTCCCGTTTACCGAGCCGTCAGCCGAGATCGACATGATGTTCGAGCATGGCAAGAACGCCGGTAAGTGGCTCGAAATTTCGGGCTCGGGCCAGGTTCACCCGACGGTGATCCGCAACATGGGCCTCGACCCCGAGCGCTATATCGGCTTTGCATTCGGCAGCGGCCTCGAGCGTCTGGCGATGCTGCGTTACGGCGTTCAGGACCTGCGTCTGTTCTTTGAAAACGACCTGCGCTTCCTGCGCCAGTTCGCCTGA
- the pheT gene encoding phenylalanine--tRNA ligase subunit beta, whose protein sequence is MQFPESWLRTFVDPQLTTDELSHALTMAGLEVEDLRPAAPPTSKIVVGRVLEVVKHPDADKLNVCQVDAGTGATLNIVCGAPNVSPGIKVPVALVGAQLPPAEEGGAPFEIKLSKLRGVQSEGMLCSARELKLSEDHSGLLILPEDTPIGQDIRETLNLDDTVFEIKLTPNKADCLSVFGVARETAAITGAPLRPLDIKPVEVKLNETLPVKISAPDLCGRFSGRVIRGVNARAKSPAWMVERLERSGQRSISALVDISNYVMLELGRPSHVFDLDKIHGSMDVRWGKLGESLKLLNGNTVEVDETVGVIADDHHIESLAGIMGGDSTAVTLDTTHIYLEAAFWWPDSIRGRSRRYNFSTDAGHRFERGVDYSTTVDHIERITQLILDICGGEAGPVDDQIVNVPKRAPVKMRVARANRIIGVAISADEIAQIFTRLGLPFEREGDDFLVTPPPYRFDIEIEEDLIEEVARIYGFEKIPARPPVARSEMRRTHETQRSIHMLRHALAARDYAETVNFSFVDTEWEQDFAGNDKPVRLLNPIASQLSVMRTTLFGSLINVLRHNLNRRADRIRVFEAGRVFLQDASIKAGELAIEGFAQPKMMGALAYGPVAEEQWGAQTRAVDFFDVKGDLEALLAPAVARFVKAEHPALHPGRSARIELDGHAIGWIGELHPRWMQKYDLPHAPILFEVEAEALMQRALPAPTEVSKFPPVRRDIAIVVDQKIEVQALFDEMQKALSDEACKTIQRVALFDEFRAKSNTSGGLAAHEKSLAFRVTLQDTGGTLQDETVDLAIQTLVDRLARVYGARLRG, encoded by the coding sequence ATGCAATTCCCGGAATCCTGGCTCAGAACCTTTGTCGATCCGCAACTGACGACGGACGAACTGTCGCACGCCCTGACGATGGCCGGTCTCGAAGTGGAAGACCTGCGTCCCGCTGCGCCGCCGACGTCGAAGATCGTGGTGGGCCGCGTGCTCGAAGTCGTCAAGCACCCGGACGCGGACAAGCTCAACGTGTGTCAGGTCGACGCCGGCACGGGCGCGACGCTGAACATCGTGTGCGGCGCGCCGAACGTGTCGCCCGGCATCAAGGTGCCCGTCGCATTGGTGGGCGCGCAACTGCCGCCTGCCGAAGAGGGCGGCGCGCCGTTTGAGATCAAGCTCTCGAAGCTGCGCGGCGTGCAAAGCGAAGGCATGCTGTGCTCGGCGCGCGAGCTGAAGCTGTCCGAAGATCATAGCGGCCTCTTGATCCTGCCGGAAGATACGCCGATCGGCCAGGATATCCGAGAAACGCTGAACCTCGACGACACCGTGTTCGAAATCAAGCTGACGCCGAACAAGGCCGATTGCCTGTCGGTGTTCGGCGTCGCGCGCGAGACGGCTGCGATCACGGGTGCGCCGCTGCGTCCGCTCGACATCAAGCCCGTCGAAGTCAAGCTCAATGAAACGCTGCCCGTGAAGATTTCGGCGCCAGACCTGTGCGGCCGTTTCTCGGGCCGTGTCATTCGTGGCGTGAACGCGCGCGCAAAGTCGCCGGCGTGGATGGTCGAGCGTCTCGAACGTTCCGGTCAACGAAGCATTTCGGCGCTGGTCGACATTTCGAACTATGTGATGCTCGAACTCGGCCGTCCGTCGCACGTGTTCGATCTGGACAAGATTCACGGCAGCATGGACGTGCGCTGGGGCAAGCTCGGCGAGTCGCTGAAGCTGCTGAACGGCAACACCGTCGAAGTGGATGAAACGGTCGGCGTGATCGCCGACGATCACCACATCGAAAGCCTCGCGGGCATCATGGGCGGCGACAGCACGGCCGTCACGCTCGATACGACCCACATCTATCTCGAAGCCGCGTTCTGGTGGCCCGATAGCATCCGTGGCCGTTCGCGCCGTTATAACTTCTCGACGGACGCGGGCCATCGCTTCGAACGGGGCGTCGACTATTCGACAACCGTCGACCATATCGAACGGATCACGCAGCTGATTCTCGACATCTGCGGCGGCGAGGCCGGTCCCGTCGACGATCAGATCGTCAACGTGCCGAAGCGTGCGCCCGTGAAGATGCGCGTCGCGCGCGCGAACCGCATCATCGGCGTGGCGATCAGCGCTGACGAGATCGCGCAGATCTTCACGCGCCTTGGCCTGCCGTTCGAGCGCGAAGGCGATGACTTCCTCGTGACGCCGCCGCCGTATCGCTTCGATATCGAAATCGAAGAGGACCTGATCGAAGAAGTCGCGCGCATTTACGGCTTCGAGAAAATTCCGGCGCGTCCGCCCGTGGCGCGCAGCGAGATGCGCCGCACGCACGAAACGCAGCGCTCCATTCACATGCTGCGTCACGCGCTCGCCGCGCGCGATTACGCGGAAACGGTGAACTTCAGTTTCGTCGATACCGAATGGGAGCAGGATTTCGCGGGCAACGACAAGCCGGTGCGCCTGTTGAATCCGATCGCGAGCCAGCTGTCGGTGATGCGCACGACGCTGTTCGGCAGCCTGATCAACGTGCTGCGCCATAACCTGAACCGTCGCGCGGACCGCATTCGCGTGTTCGAAGCGGGCCGCGTGTTCCTGCAGGACGCGTCGATCAAGGCGGGTGAACTGGCCATCGAAGGCTTCGCGCAACCGAAGATGATGGGTGCGCTCGCATACGGTCCCGTCGCCGAAGAGCAGTGGGGCGCGCAAACGCGTGCCGTCGACTTCTTCGACGTGAAGGGCGATCTCGAAGCGTTGCTGGCACCTGCCGTCGCGCGCTTCGTGAAGGCTGAACATCCTGCGTTACATCCGGGACGTAGCGCGCGCATCGAACTCGATGGCCATGCGATCGGCTGGATCGGCGAACTGCATCCGCGCTGGATGCAGAAGTACGACCTGCCGCATGCGCCGATCCTGTTCGAAGTCGAAGCAGAGGCGCTGATGCAGCGCGCGCTGCCGGCCCCGACGGAAGTGTCGAAATTCCCGCCCGTGCGGCGCGATATCGCGATCGTCGTCGATCAGAAAATCGAAGTTCAGGCGCTCTTTGACGAGATGCAAAAGGCGCTTTCGGACGAGGCTTGCAAGACCATTCAAAGGGTTGCGCTTTTCGATGAATTTCGTGCAAAATCAAATACTTCCGGCGGGCTGGCAGCGCACGAGAAAAGCCTTGCGTTCCGTGTAACCTTGCAAGATACTGGTGGCACCCTTCAGGATGAAACGGTCGATCTGGCCATTCAGACTCTGGTGGATCGTCTTGCTCGAGTATATGGCGCCCGGTTGCGCGGATAA
- a CDS encoding integration host factor subunit alpha, producing MNEMNSSDFEALLTAQRSAMIRDIPTSTASASGEAPTLTKAELAELLFDNVGLNKREAKDMVEAFFEVIRDALESGDSVKLSGFGNFQLRDKPQRPGRNPKTGEAIPIAARRVVTFHASQKLKALVENGAEESFAR from the coding sequence ATGAATGAAATGAACTCGAGTGATTTCGAAGCCCTTCTTACGGCGCAGCGTAGCGCCATGATTCGCGATATCCCTACCTCAACCGCCAGCGCGTCGGGCGAAGCGCCGACGCTCACCAAGGCTGAGCTTGCCGAGCTGCTGTTCGACAACGTCGGGCTCAACAAGCGGGAAGCGAAGGACATGGTCGAAGCGTTCTTCGAGGTAATTCGCGACGCGTTGGAGAGTGGCGACAGCGTCAAGCTGTCCGGCTTCGGCAACTTCCAGTTGCGCGACAAGCCACAGCGTCCGGGCAGAAATCCGAAAACGGGCGAGGCGATTCCTATCGCCGCGCGCCGCGTCGTGACGTTCCACGCAAGTCAAAAGCTGAAGGCGCTGGTCGAGAACGGCGCTGAAGAGAGCTTCGCGCGCTGA